CCTCACGAGCCGGCAAAAGGCGCCCCGGAGGCGAACCGAGCCCCCAGCAAGAGGCGGCGAGTGAGCCGAAGGGGCGCCCTCACGAGCCGGCAAAAGGCTTCGCCCCCGAGGCGAACCGAGCCCAAAAGGCGGGGCGGGCGTCAGGCGTTCGGGCGGAGGGTCCAGATGACGGTCATTTCGCCGGTGACGGCCTCGTCCTCGCGCTGGATGGCGATGGTGACGGGGAACTCGGGGCGGCCGCCGGCGTCGAGTTCGGCGACGACCTCCGCGGCCGGGCGGCCGAGCGTGGCGGTGGCGGTGACGACGCCCTTGGCGAGCTTCTTGTAGCCGATCTCGGCCTTCACGGCGAGGGGTACGGCCCGGGAGAGCTGGTCGCCGAAGGCGGCCAGGACGATGGCGCCGCTCGCGGACTCGGCGAGGGTGAACATGGCGCCGGCGTGCGGGCCGCCGACGTGGTTGTGGTAGTCGGGCTGGTCGGGGAGCCGGACGACCGCGCGCTCGGGGGTGGTCTCCAGGAATTCGAGGTTCAGGGTCCGGGCCATCGGCACGGTCGCGGCGAGCAGTTCGCCCACGTTCATCTGGTCTGCGCTCATGGACCGCGATGTTACCCGCGAGTAGAGATGGTTGGCCAGAGCTCTCCGGGGGGCGGCCGTGGCTCCTGTCGGTGGCTCCCACTATCGTTACCGGCCATGTGGCCAGGACAGCAGCAGCCGCCCGGGGGCGATCAGAACCCCCAGGACGCGCATCAGAACCCGTACGCGCAGCCGCCGGGACAGCCGGCGCAGCCGAATCCGTACCAGCAGCAGCCCGGTTACGGATACCCGCAGCAGCAGCCCGGCTACCAGCAGCAACCGGGGTACCAGCAGCCGCCGACGGTTCCGGGCCAGCCCTGGGCCCAGCCCCAGCCGCCGCAGGCACCCCAGGCGTCCGGCAGCAGCCCCTACTCGACCAAGACCGTGGCCATCGTCGCGGCCGCCGCGGTCGTCGTGGCGGCCGCCGCGACCGGCGCGTACGTCCTGACCCGGGACGACAAGGGCACCGAGGCCAACGGCAAGCCGCCGGCCGCGACCTCCCCGGCCCCCGAGACGCCCGCCCCGGCCGGCAGCAGCCCGAACCCGCGGGCCGGCGGCGCCATGCAGCCCGTCATCCCGGGCTGGAAGGTCGTCACCAACACGAAGTACAACGTCGCCTACGACGTCCCCCCGGAGTGGAACGTCAACGACCCCGGCGTCTCGCTCTTCTACGACGACGAAGTCAAGAACGACGGCAAGCCGGTCATCACGATGTCCGGCACCGCCACCCTCAAGCAGGAGTGGTGCACGGTCGACAAGGACGCCGACGGCAACCTTGAGAAGTTCTCGATCGCGGACGCCGGCGTCAAGGGAGCCCAGGGCGCCAAGGACACCGCCCAGGCGGCGACCGACAACACCGGCACGTGGGTGTGGGCGGGCTTCGCGCAGAAGGAGCCGAAGGGGACGGTCAAGGTGACCGAGCCCAAGGAGTTCACGACCTCCTCCGGGATCAAGGGCCACATGGTGGTCGCCACCGCGCCGAACGTGAAGAAGGAGCACAAGTGCTCCACCGACGGCAAGGCGGTCGGCTTCGCCTTCAAGAACGCCGTCGGTGACTTCGCCAGCTTCGCGCTGGTCACCGCGGCCGGCGTGAAGGAAGAGGTCCCGACCGAGATCACCGACAAGATCCTCAGCTCCATCCGGCTCAGCACCGGATGATCTCCGGCTGAACCCGTCCCCGCCCCGGCGTCGGGAATCCGTTTGGATTCTCGGCCCGGGGCGGGGATAGTCCGGGGGTGAGTTCTCCCTCCGACGCCCCGCGCCGTACGCCCGAGCCCCGCCGCACCCGCAGCCGGCCTGAGTGGGCCGGCCGCAACTACACCCTGCTCACGGGTGCCGCGGTGGTCACCAACCTCGGCAGCCACGGGGCGCTCATCGCCTCCGCCTTCGCGGTCCTGGAGGCCGGCGGCTCCGGTGGTGACGTGGGCCTGGTCGCGGCCGCCCGCACCCTGCCGCTCGTCGTCTTCCTGCTCGTCGGCGGCGCCGTCGCCGACCGGCTGCCGCGCCATCGCGTGATGGTCGCCGCCAACGCCCTGAACTGCGTCTCGCAGGGGCTGTTCGCGCTGCTCGTCCTCACCGGCGACCCGCAGCTGTGGCAGATGATGCTGCTGACCGCCCTGTGCGGCACCGGTACGGCCTTCTTCAACCCCGCCGCCGAGGGCATGCTGCTGTCCACCGTCTCCGGCGAGCACGCCAACCGCGCCTTCGCCCTCTTCCGCATGGCCATGAACGGCGCCGGCATCGGCGGAGCCGCCCTCGGCGGGGCGATGATCGCCGCGATGGGCCCGGGCTGGGTGCTGGCCGTCGACGCCGCGGCGTTCGCGATCGCCGGGGCGCTGCGCGCCTTCCTCGACGTCAGCCGTGCGCCGGACCGGGCCAAGGGCGGCGGGCTGCTGGCCGACCTGCGCGAAGGCTGGGTGGAGTTCCACACCCGGCCCTGGCTGTGGAGCATCGTGCTCCAGTTCTCCGTCGTCGTCGCCGTCGTCGGAGCCGCGGAGGCAGTCTACGGTCCGCTGGTCGCCCGGGACCGGCTGGGCGGACCGGCGCCCTGGGGCCTGGCCCTGGCACTGTTCGGCATCGGCACCATCGCCGGCGCCGTGCTGATGATGGTGTGGAAACCGCGGCGGCTGCTGCTCGTCGGCACTCTGTGCGTGTTCCCGCTGGCGCTGCCGTCGGCGGGTCTGGCGGTACCCCTGCCGGTGTGGGGCCTGTGCGCGGTGATGTTCGTCAGCGGGGCCGCGATCGAGGTCTTCGGCGTGAACTGGATGACGACCATGCACCAGGAGATCCCGGAGGAGAAGTTCTCCCGGGTCTCCGCCTACGACTGGTTCGGCTCGGTCTCGATGCTCCCGCTGGCCACGGCCCTGGCCGGCCCGGTCGAGTCCGCCTTCGGCCGCACCGAGGCCCTGTGGGGCTGCGCGAGCCTGGTGGTCCTGGTCACCGCTCTCGTCCTGCTGGTCCCGGACGTGCGCCGGATGACGCGCAAGCCGTCCGTCCACAAGGGCGGCGGCCCGATCTCCGACAAGGACGCGCCCGCGTCCTCGACCTCGGCGTCCAGCCTCACCCCAGGCTGAAGGCGCCCTCCGGCGGAGCGGGCGAGGGAGCGGCGTCCGCGTCGGAGACGACTGCCGCACCTCTGACCAGGCGGGCCAGGCCGTCGCCGTACTCGACCCGGGCGGGAAAGGCGTCGGACGCGCACCGCCGGGCCAGGGCCACCACGTCCAGCGGGGTGTCGGAGGCCAGCAGCACGGCGTTGCCGAAGCGCCGTCCGCGGAGCACCGACGGCTCGGCGACGAGCGCGAGCTCCGCGAAGAGCGCGGCGAAGTTGGCCAGTTGGCTCCGCAGGAAGTCGAACGGCGCCCCGTCCGCCAGGTTCGCCGCGTACAGCCCGCCGGGCCGCAGCACCCGTGCGGCCTCCCGCGCGTACTCCAGCGAGGTCAGCTGCGCCGGCACCCGGGAGCCGCCGAACACGTCGGCCACCACCACGTCCGCGCTCTCCGCGGGCGCGGCCTCCAGCCAGGCCCGGGCGTCGGCGGTGTGCAGGGTGATCCCCGATCCCTCCGGCAGCGGCAGGTGCCCCGTGACCAGCTCCACCAGGCCGGCGTCGAACTCGACCACCGCCTGCCGGGACCCGGGCCGGGTGGCCGCGGCGTAGCGGGGCAGGGTGAGCGCGCCTCCGCCCAGGTGCACGAGGTCCAGGGGCAGCCCCGGGTCCGCCGCGCAGTCCAGGACGTGCGCGAGGCGGCGTACATACTCGAACTCCAGGTGCTGCGGATCGTCCAGGTCCACATGGGACTGCGGGGCGCCGTCGACGGTGAGCAGCCAGGCCCGTTCCCCGTCGATGTCCGGCATCAGCTTGGCGGTGCCCTGTACCACGTCCCGTATCACCGGGATCCGTTCGTCGCTCACCGCCCCATTGTCCGCCAGAGGCCGGCGTCCCGGCCCTTCAGGCCGCCCGGCCCGACCAGACGGCCGCCGCCTCGGCCGCGTGCTCCGGGGCCTGCGCCAGGCCGGCGCGGGCTGCCGGGTCGCGCCGTGCCGGGTCCAGGACGTTGCGCCCGAAAGCCTCGCGGGCCGTGGCCGAGGGGGTGATGAGCAGCACCTGGGCCCCCGCCTCGCGCAGCCGGGCCGCCTGCGCGGCCGGTGCCGGGACGAGTCCGGAGCCGAGAGCGATCGGGGCGATGATCACCACGCGTGCGTACCCGGCGGCGAGGTCGGCGTTGGTGGCGGAGCGCACGCCCCCGTCGATGAAGCGGCGCTCTCCCACCGTCACCGGGGGCCATACGCCGGGCACCGCACAGCTCGCCGCGACCGCGTCGACCAGCCCGCAGCCGCTCTCGTGGTCGAAGGCCCTCAGCTCACCGCTGAGCGCGTCGACCGCGGTGACGACGAGCCTGCGCTGCGGCCACTCGTCGGAGGCCAGCCGGGCCGCCAGCACCTTGCGGCGTTCCGCCTCGGGGCCGGTGTCGGCGGCCAGGGCCATGGCTCCCAACCGCCGGCGGTAGGCGGCCGGGTCGCGGCGCGAGCGCGCCATCGCCAGCGCGTAGCGGGCGATGACGCCGGCGCCCAGCTTGGCGGCGGCCTCCCCGGCGGCGTCGCCCAGCTGCCGCTCGTACAGCTCCTGCGCGCTGAACCGTCCCGAGGTGAGCTGGGCGCCGACCACCGATCCGGCCGAGGTGCCGACGACGAGGTCGGCGGTGGTGAGGTCCACGCCCGCGCGGGCGAGCCCGTAGATGATCCCGCACTCCCAGCCGACGCCGGTCAGTCCGCCGCCGCCGAGCACCAGTGCCGTGTCGCCGCCCATCCCGCCCGCTCCCCCTGTCGTCCCTGCCTGTGGTGACGGCAGTCTGGCGCAGCCGTCCCGCCGTCACCACAGGGGGGTCCCGATCCGGCGGTCAGCCCAGGACGGCTGTCACCGTCCCGGCGCCGACGGTCCGCCCGCCCTCACGGATCGCGAAGCCGAGACCCGTCTCCAGCGGGACGTCCCGTCCGAGCTCGACGGTCATCGTGACCGTCTCGCCGGGCCGGGCGACGCCCGCGAGCCCCAGGTCCACGTCCCCCACCACGTCGGCGGTGCGGATGTAGAACTGCGGCCGGTAGCCGGTGGCGACCGGGGTCGTACGGCCGCCCTCGCGCCCCGAGAGCACGTACACCTGCGCGCTGAAGCGGCGCTTGGGCTCCACGCTGCCGGGGGCGGCCACCACGTGCCCTCGGCGCACGCCGTCGCGCGGCACGCCGCGCAGCAGCAGCGCGACGTTGTCGCCGGCCTCGGCGGACTCCATCGGCTTGCCGAAGGTCTCCAGGCCGGTGACGACCGTGTCGAGCGGCTCGCCGTCCCCGCCCAGGACGGCGACGCGGTCGCCGAGGCGTACGCTGCCGCGCTCGACGGCGCCGGTCACGACCGTGCCGCGCCCGGTGATGGTGAGGACGTTCTCCACGGGCAGCAGGAACGGCGCCTCGGTGTAGCGCACCGGCGTGGGCACGTACGTGTCCACCGCGTCCAGCAGGGCCTCGATGGCCCCGGTCCACCGGGGGTCGCCCTCCAGCGCCCCGAGCCCGGAGACCCGTACGACGGGCGCGCCGTCGCCGCCGTAGCCGTGCGCGGTGAGCAGTTCGCGGACCTCCAGCTCGACCAGGTCGGTCAGCTCGGGGTCCCCGGCGTCGGCCTTGTTGAGCGCGACCACGATGTGGTCGACGCCGACCTGGCGGGCGAGGAGCACGTGCTCGGCGGTCTGTGGCATGACCCCGTCGAGCGCGGAGACGACGAGGATGGCGCCGTCGAGCTGCGCGGCCCCCGTGACCATGTTCTTGACGTAGTCGGCGTGGCCGGGCATGTCGACGTGGGCGTAGTGGCGGGTGTCGGTCTCGTACTCCACGTGAGTGAGGTTGATGGTGATGCCGCGGCGGGCCTCCTCGGGGGCCCGGTCGATGCGGTCGAAGGGCATGAAGGAGGCGCCGCCGCGCTCGGCGAGGACTTTGGTGATGGCGGCGGTGAGGGTGGTCTTGCCGTGGTCGACGTGACCCATGGTGCCGATGTTGAGGTGCGGCTTGGTCCGCACGAAGGCCGTCTTGGCCATGATCTCTTCCCGTTGCTCGAAGCGTGTACGGGACCCCTGAACCGAGCCGACCCTCCCCCTGCGGGGTCCGCCGGACGATCCGGGAAGGGTCAGCTTCGTGCGCCGTCGAATGCGGCGAAGACGGGTGCGTCCGCGAATGCGGCAGCCTTCGGCGCGTCCGCGACTGCGGACGGCGCTGCGGGGAAGGCGTACCGGGACATGTCCACGATGGTGCCGGACGGTCCTGTGTCCGTCGAATGAATTACCGGCCGAACCGGCGGCCGCTCAGAGGTTCTTGAGTGCTTCGCGCACGGACAGCGGGGACAGCACCGCGCGTTCGGCGTCGACGAAGGCTCGCACCGCGTCGGGGTCGGTCTTGGCGTACTCGCGCAGGGCCCAGCCGATGGCCTTGCGGAGGAAGAAGTCCGGGTGGGCGGCCTGGCGGCGGCAGTAGGCGAAGAGCCGGGCGGTGTCGGTGGCGTCCTTGTAGCGGAGCTGGTGCAGGAGGGCGGTGCGGGCGAGCCACAGGTCCTCGCCGCCGACCCATTCGTCCATCACCGGGGCGAGGCCGGGGTCCGCGGCCACCAGCGGGCCGACGGTGTGCGCGGCGAGCAGGTCGACGGTGTCCCACCAGGGGGCGGTGGTGATCAGGTGCCGGACGACGGGCAGGAGCGTGCGGGTGCAGCGGCCGACGTGGCGGCGGAGGTAGTCCACCGCGAAGTAGTGGTACTCCCGCTCGGGAAGCCGCCAGCAGCGCAGGGCGAGTGCCGCGCAGTCCGCTTCCGACGGCCGCGGGGTGTTCTCGGTCACCGCCTTCGACAGCTCCCGGCGCAGCGGTGTGGGGATGCCGAGGAAGGGGGCGGCGTGCTTCATGTACGCGGCCATGGCCTCGGCCCGCCCGGGATCGGCCGCAGGCGCGTACGTCGCGGTCAGCCGCTCCAGCAGGAGGTCCGCGAGGGCGCTGCGGGGAACCCCGGGGGGCCCTTCGCCGTTCGACAGCATGAGGCCCAGATTACGGCGCGATGCCGCCCGGCTCGGCTAGTCTCCCGGGATGCCCCTCCTCCTCGCGCCGTGGACCCGGCTGGCGCTGCTCGTCGTGCTGCTCGCCGCGGCCGGCGTGTGCGTGCTGGTCTACGAACCCCAGCGGATCCTCTCGGAGGGCTGGCCCCCCGGCCTCCCGGTGGGCGCGGCCGTCCTGGCGTTCGCAGCCGTGTACGGCGTGTGCTCGGCGGCGTTCGTGCCGCGCCCCCTGCTGAACCTGGCCGCGGGAGCCGTCTTCGGCACGCAGTTCGGCCTCGTCGCGGCGGTCGGCGGCACCGTGCTGGGCGCCGGCATCGCCTTCGGGCTGGGCCGGGTCATGGGGCAGGAGGCTCTGCGCCCGTTCCTGCGGGGGCGGCTGCTGGAGGCGGCCGACGGCCAGCTCAGCCGGCACGGATTCCGCTCGATGCTCGCGGTACGGCTCTTCCCCGGAGTCCCCTTCGTCGTGGCCAACTACGGCGCGGCGGTGTCCCGCTGCGGATGGGCGCCCTTCCTGCTGGCGACGGCGCTCGGCGTCATCCCGAACACCACGGCGTACGTGATAGCCGGGGCCAGCGCCTCCTCCCCCGGCTCCCCCGCCTTCCTCGTCTCGCTGGGCTTCATCGTGGTCTCCGTGGTCGCCGCCGCGGTCGTCGGATGGCGCAAAAGGCACCGCCTGGCACCCGGTCGGACCGCCGGACCGGCGTACGAACCGGCGTGCGAACCGGCGTACCGGAGTCCGCCTGTGGTCAGCGGGGCCCCTCACGGGCCCTAGCATCGGGAGCGAACTGCCCGACGATCACAAGGACGAGCGCACCCCGACATGAGCTGGTTCGAATCCCTAATCCTCGGTCTCGTCCAGGGGCTTACGGAGTTCCTCCCGATCTCCTCCAGCGCCCACCTACGGCTGACCGCGGCATTCGCCGGCTGGCACGACCCAGGAGCGGCCTTCACCGCCATCACGCAGATCGGCACCGAGGCCGCCGTTCTGATCTACTTCCGCAAGGACATCGCGCGGATCGTCTCCACCTGGTTCCGCTCCCTGTACACCAAGGCCCTGCGCTCCGAACAGGACGCCAAGATGGGCTGGCTGGTGATCGTCGGCTCGCTCCCGATCGGCATCCTCGGCCTCGTGTTCAAGGACGCGATCGTCGGCCCGGCCCGCGACCTGCGGCTGACGGCCACCACCCTCATCGTGATGGGCATCGTGCTGGGCGTCGCCGACCGGCTGGCCGCCCGCGACGAGGAGGGCGGCCGGCACCGGGCGGTCCGGGAGCGCAAGACGCTCCAGCAGCTGGGCGTCAAGGACGGGCTGATCTTCGGCCTCTGCCAGGCGATGGCCCTGATCCCGGGTGTCTCGCGCTCCGGCGCGACGATCTCCGGCGGCCTGCTGCTGGGCTTCACCCGCGAGGCGGCCGCCCGGTACTCCTTCCTCCTGGCCATCCCGGCCGTGCTGGCCTCGGGCGCTTTCGAGATCAAGGACGTGATCGAGGAGCCGGGCCACATCTCCTGGGGCCCGACGGTCTTCGCGACGCTCATCGCCTTCTTCGTCGGCTACGCCGTGATCGCGTGGTTCATGAAGTTCATCACCACGAAGTCCTTCATGCCGTTCGTGGTCTACCGCGTCGTGCTGGGCGTCGTGCTGTTCGTGCTGATCGGTACGGACGTGCTGAGCCCGCACGCCGGTGAGTCCGGCGGCTGAACCAGGGCCGCACAGGTGGCCCCATCGAGCATTTCCCAGCGCCTGATGGCGGCACCACGCCATGCTCATCTCCCACTTGTCTTCCACTCCTCCCCCACCGGGGAGCCGGGATACGCCCCACTGGGACGTGTGCGTCCGCAAGGTAGGGGATGACGCGGAAGGGCCCGCACTGCCGTGCGCCCTTCCGTACAGGGGGTGGAGCGGGTCAGCTGGGGTTTCGTGTCCGGCCTGTGCCGGACCTTCGCCACGAGGAAGCGCAGCCGCTCATCCACCGTGTCCCAGGCATCGCCGGTGAGGTCGTCCACTGCGGCGGCGGCCGTGAGGATGAGCAGGCCGAGGCACGCCTTCGCGTCCTCCCACGTGTGCGTGATCTCGACCGCCTCACCGCTCGGGCCGGTGCCCGGCGCGCCGTACACGGCGGTGGCGGTGGCGCCCATGTCGCCGCTGATCGCAAGGACCTGGAGGAGCCGGATGTCCCCGGCCGCCGTGATCTCCTCCTCCACGCGGGCCTGGAGCTGCTGCTCCACCACGGTCGCGCCATCCCCGCTCACGCTGGCCCGGGCGACCATGGCCGTCACGATGACGTCCGCGAGCTCCTTCGCCACGTCCCCCAGTCGTGGGACGCACCTTTGCGCGGGTTTGCGCCGAGCGCCCCGTGAAGGGCCTCCGCGACCTCCCCCGGTGCCTCAGAAATCTTGAGCACATGCAGGGGCCGCGCGTCCTCCACCGACGTCGGGGCCGCGTCCGCGTCGAACCACTTCCGCAGCCGCGTCACGTAGTCCCAGGTGTCAACCTTCACGCCGTCCTCCTCGGGTGGACTCTGCAACAGGGTCAGAACAGCGCCGGCGCCGTGAGCTCCGCGGCGGCCGGATCGGTCACGTCCAGCGGCGCCCCGGCGGTGAGCGCCAGGGCGACCGTGAGGGCGGAGTGGTCCCTGAGCCGGCCGTCGTCGGTCCGCGGCTACGTACCGACAGTCTGCCAAGCACCCGCGAGGGGCCGGAGACGTGGGCGAGGGCGGCGAGGACGTCGTGCGCGAGGTGGTGCTGGACCTCGGTGACCTGCCGGGGCCGGTGGTGGCCGAACAGGGCGGGAGCGAGGAGGTCGGTGATCAGCTCGGCGTCCGTGCAGGTGGTCTGCTCTTGCCAGTGGTGGGCGACGGTGACCTCCACCCGGGACAGGTGCAGGAGGTAGAGGGCGCAGGCAGCGGTGGCCGAGCCGGCGTCGGCGGCGTTCGGGAACCAGAACTGGGCGTCCTCCATGCAGATGCAGCCGGACAGGCGCAGGGCTCGCGAACTGTGAGGCTGAGGGCCGGCTGTGGCGCAAGGCATCCGCGTCCGCGGCGATCGGGGTGAACTCCGAGCTGTCGACCAGGTCCCGAGCGAGCGGTCGAGGGCGCGGGCGGTGCGCACGTGGCAGGTCGCGTCCAGTGCCAGCTGACGCTCCGCACGGCTCGGTAGAGCCCGGGAACCAGCCGCGGCACCGCCGTACGCCAGGCCACCACTTGCGGCCCCTATTCCCTGTGAGGAAAGGACGGGGCTACGACTGCGACCTCGACGACATCGCGAGCCTGGTGTCGGCCGACCTCGACCCGACGCTCATGCTGACGTGCACCACTCCGCCGAAGCAGCTCGTCCATAGAGCACGTCGTCCGGATCCACACCGAGATGAACACCGGCCTCCGGCTCGTCTGGCTCACACGGGCCGAGTGAGAGGTCCGGTCGCTCGACTATGCTGACACCAGCGTTGCGCCCGTGTCCGCGATCCGGGATGAGGGCCCCTGATTTCTTCGAGGCGCCTGGAGGAAGCCGTGACCGCCGAACTCCCCGACTGGATGATCCCGCCCAGGATCAGCGGCTGGGAAGCCGATGACCTCGACGGCCTCGCCCAGGCACCGCGGCACACCGAACTCATCGACGGAGCCCTGATCTTCATGATGTCGCCGCAGCGGTCCTGGCACGCCCGGCTGGTGGAGAACCTGACCTTCGCCCTGCGCCAGGCCGCCCCCGTCGGATTCGACGCCGAGCGTGAGATGACCGTCCGGCTCGACAAGAAGAGCCGCCCCGAGCCCGACATCCTGATCACGACCGCCCCGTACGACCCCGACCGGACTTGGTACGCGCCCGAGGACGTCGCCCTGGTCATCGAGGTCGTCTCGGAGGAGTCGGCGGACCGCGACCGCTCCCTGAAGCCCTTCAAGTACGCACAGGCCAGGATCCCCCACTTCTGGCGCGTCGAGGACGAGGCCGGCGCCCCCACCGTCCACACCTACGAACTCGACGTCATGACCAGCAGCTACGTGGCCACCGGCATCCACCGCAACCGGTTGAAGGTCTCCGTCCCCATCCCCCTCGACATCGACCTCGACAGCCTCGTGCCCTGACTCTCTGCCGGACGCCGGGCCACGGCTTCGCGAGATGGAGGAGTGAGCCGCCTCACGCCCACCGAGGGCGAGGGTGAACGGTTCACGCAGCTCGTACCGGCCGGTGACGTCCCCGAGCAGGTGTCGGCGGTCGGGTCGGCGGGCGGCGGGGGTGAAGTCGACGCGGTCGAGGCGGGTCCAGACGATGTCGGCGCTACGGGGTTCTGTGCTGCTTCGCCGGCCAAAGGGACGTCGACGCTACTTCGCGCACTTGGTCTTGAAGCCGTCCAACAGAGCCTTGCCGGCATCGGAGTTGTCACGCACGTACGCGCTACCGCTGATGCTGATCGAGGTGTTGCTGGTCGAGATCGGCTCGCTGCCGGTCCGCCTGTTGCGGGTGTCGTCTCCGGCGACCGTCCATATGATCTGGGACTGATCCTTGTTGAACTCGCCGGTGCTGGTCACGCCCGGCTTCTCGTAGACACCATCGCAGCCGTACTCATGATGCGAGACGCTGTTGCCCTTGACGACCAGCTGGCCGAGTTTGGACGTGCCGTTGACGTCCTTGACGTAGTAGGTACCGTCGAGCTTGCCGGCGCTGTCGCTGCTTCCGCTGCAGGCGGTGAGTATGAGTGAGCCCGCGGCCAGGGCCGCGATGGACACGGTCATCCTGGCCCGCGTCCTACGTGCAGTGCTGGTGATCCTCATGGCGTTTCCCTTCGTTCGTTATGGAAGTCGGTTCGAGACAGAAGGCCAGTCAAAATAACCTACGCATAGGCGACTTTGGCGGACCGGGACCGTCTGTCAGGTGCCTTATCGGAGGCTGTCGAGCCGATGCTCACTCAGCGCTGGCGCGAACTCGGCCTGATTGAGCGCGTTTTCGCCGTCCTGGATGCGCCACTGCAGACGCTGCACGGGCGGGGCGTCTGGGCTGTTCCTCGTGGTGTGCCGACCTGACCCTGAGGCGGCCGGCCCGCTCATCGACAGCGATGTGCGACAGCAGCACCGCGGGGGTCGTGTCGAGCACAAGGGCATCGTGCTGATCGGTACGGATGTGCTGAGCTCG
This DNA window, taken from Streptomyces sp. TN58, encodes the following:
- a CDS encoding DUF4442 domain-containing protein, with product MSADQMNVGELLAATVPMARTLNLEFLETTPERAVVRLPDQPDYHNHVGGPHAGAMFTLAESASGAIVLAAFGDQLSRAVPLAVKAEIGYKKLAKGVVTATATLGRPAAEVVAELDAGGRPEFPVTIAIQREDEAVTGEMTVIWTLRPNA
- a CDS encoding MFS transporter codes for the protein MSSPSDAPRRTPEPRRTRSRPEWAGRNYTLLTGAAVVTNLGSHGALIASAFAVLEAGGSGGDVGLVAAARTLPLVVFLLVGGAVADRLPRHRVMVAANALNCVSQGLFALLVLTGDPQLWQMMLLTALCGTGTAFFNPAAEGMLLSTVSGEHANRAFALFRMAMNGAGIGGAALGGAMIAAMGPGWVLAVDAAAFAIAGALRAFLDVSRAPDRAKGGGLLADLREGWVEFHTRPWLWSIVLQFSVVVAVVGAAEAVYGPLVARDRLGGPAPWGLALALFGIGTIAGAVLMMVWKPRRLLLVGTLCVFPLALPSAGLAVPLPVWGLCAVMFVSGAAIEVFGVNWMTTMHQEIPEEKFSRVSAYDWFGSVSMLPLATALAGPVESAFGRTEALWGCASLVVLVTALVLLVPDVRRMTRKPSVHKGGGPISDKDAPASSTSASSLTPG
- a CDS encoding spermidine synthase, with translation MPDIDGERAWLLTVDGAPQSHVDLDDPQHLEFEYVRRLAHVLDCAADPGLPLDLVHLGGGALTLPRYAAATRPGSRQAVVEFDAGLVELVTGHLPLPEGSGITLHTADARAWLEAAPAESADVVVADVFGGSRVPAQLTSLEYAREAARVLRPGGLYAANLADGAPFDFLRSQLANFAALFAELALVAEPSVLRGRRFGNAVLLASDTPLDVVALARRCASDAFPARVEYGDGLARLVRGAAVVSDADAAPSPAPPEGAFSLG
- a CDS encoding patatin-like phospholipase family protein yields the protein MGGDTALVLGGGGLTGVGWECGIIYGLARAGVDLTTADLVVGTSAGSVVGAQLTSGRFSAQELYERQLGDAAGEAAAKLGAGVIARYALAMARSRRDPAAYRRRLGAMALAADTGPEAERRKVLAARLASDEWPQRRLVVTAVDALSGELRAFDHESGCGLVDAVAASCAVPGVWPPVTVGERRFIDGGVRSATNADLAAGYARVVIIAPIALGSGLVPAPAAQAARLREAGAQVLLITPSATAREAFGRNVLDPARRDPAARAGLAQAPEHAAEAAAVWSGRAA
- the tuf gene encoding elongation factor Tu — translated: MAKTAFVRTKPHLNIGTMGHVDHGKTTLTAAITKVLAERGGASFMPFDRIDRAPEEARRGITINLTHVEYETDTRHYAHVDMPGHADYVKNMVTGAAQLDGAILVVSALDGVMPQTAEHVLLARQVGVDHIVVALNKADAGDPELTDLVELEVRELLTAHGYGGDGAPVVRVSGLGALEGDPRWTGAIEALLDAVDTYVPTPVRYTEAPFLLPVENVLTITGRGTVVTGAVERGSVRLGDRVAVLGGDGEPLDTVVTGLETFGKPMESAEAGDNVALLLRGVPRDGVRRGHVVAAPGSVEPKRRFSAQVYVLSGREGGRTTPVATGYRPQFYIRTADVVGDVDLGLAGVARPGETVTMTVELGRDVPLETGLGFAIREGGRTVGAGTVTAVLG
- a CDS encoding DNA alkylation repair protein, coding for MLSNGEGPPGVPRSALADLLLERLTATYAPAADPGRAEAMAAYMKHAAPFLGIPTPLRRELSKAVTENTPRPSEADCAALALRCWRLPEREYHYFAVDYLRRHVGRCTRTLLPVVRHLITTAPWWDTVDLLAAHTVGPLVAADPGLAPVMDEWVGGEDLWLARTALLHQLRYKDATDTARLFAYCRRQAAHPDFFLRKAIGWALREYAKTDPDAVRAFVDAERAVLSPLSVREALKNL
- a CDS encoding TVP38/TMEM64 family protein produces the protein MPLLLAPWTRLALLVVLLAAAGVCVLVYEPQRILSEGWPPGLPVGAAVLAFAAVYGVCSAAFVPRPLLNLAAGAVFGTQFGLVAAVGGTVLGAGIAFGLGRVMGQEALRPFLRGRLLEAADGQLSRHGFRSMLAVRLFPGVPFVVANYGAAVSRCGWAPFLLATALGVIPNTTAYVIAGASASSPGSPAFLVSLGFIVVSVVAAAVVGWRKRHRLAPGRTAGPAYEPACEPAYRSPPVVSGAPHGP
- a CDS encoding undecaprenyl-diphosphate phosphatase gives rise to the protein MSWFESLILGLVQGLTEFLPISSSAHLRLTAAFAGWHDPGAAFTAITQIGTEAAVLIYFRKDIARIVSTWFRSLYTKALRSEQDAKMGWLVIVGSLPIGILGLVFKDAIVGPARDLRLTATTLIVMGIVLGVADRLAARDEEGGRHRAVRERKTLQQLGVKDGLIFGLCQAMALIPGVSRSGATISGGLLLGFTREAAARYSFLLAIPAVLASGAFEIKDVIEEPGHISWGPTVFATLIAFFVGYAVIAWFMKFITTKSFMPFVVYRVVLGVVLFVLIGTDVLSPHAGESGG
- a CDS encoding Uma2 family endonuclease, translating into MIPPRISGWEADDLDGLAQAPRHTELIDGALIFMMSPQRSWHARLVENLTFALRQAAPVGFDAEREMTVRLDKKSRPEPDILITTAPYDPDRTWYAPEDVALVIEVVSEESADRDRSLKPFKYAQARIPHFWRVEDEAGAPTVHTYELDVMTSSYVATGIHRNRLKVSVPIPLDIDLDSLVP